One stretch of Mobula birostris isolate sMobBir1 chromosome 5, sMobBir1.hap1, whole genome shotgun sequence DNA includes these proteins:
- the LOC140198134 gene encoding HEPACAM family member 2-like isoform X1, with translation MNSMSRICGISRLCKPPSKSWLALYLPLCVCIAFPSGAEWERMNGMIGSSVLLDPKVKADPSNEEIIWTFIARHRSPLTILHHIPDYLKWAEPSVQFRSRLGFIPSNGSLMINGLKAGDQGDYSFTAADRTLKIIQLFLFRPLSEDLIAINTIFIGSTIQLTCKVDGDPLEYQWWKNGVQVSHNDQMIDGNRTLLIQNDAWNERATYVCVASNPVSSVRKDYILTRPDAGYGSSLVILNKKFTVIGCGLVWWVMSFGT, from the exons ATGAACAGCATGTCTCGCATCTGCGGAATTTCTCGCCTTTGTAAACCTCCTTCGAAGTCGTGGCTTGCTCTTTACTTGCcgctgtgtgtgtgtattgcgtTCCCTTCTGGAG CTGAATGGGAACGGATGAATGGAATGATTGGTTCATCCGTGTTACTGGATCCTAAAGTCAAAGCTGATCCCAGCAACGAAGAAATTATTTGGACGTTCATCGCCAGGCATAGAAGCCCTCTCACCATTTTGCATCACATCCCAGATTACCTGAAGTGGGCAGAGCCCAGCGTGCAGTTCAGGTCGCGTTTAGGATTTATTCCATCTAATGGCTCTCTGATGATAAATGGATTAAAGGCCGGGGACCAAGGAGATTACAGCTTCACGGCAGCTGATCGTACACTAAAAATAATACAGCTTTTCCTCTTCC GTCCTCTATCAGAAGATCTGATCGCCATCAATACCATCTTCATTGGTTCCACCATCCAGCTCACCTGTAAGGTTGATGGAGATCCTCTGGAGTATCAGTGGTGGAAAAATGGAGTCCAAGTCTCCCATAATGACCAGATGATAGATGGCAACAGGACACTCCTGATCCAGAATGATGCATGGAATGAGAGAGCCACATACGTGTGTGTGGCAAGCAATCCAGTCAGCTCTGTCAGGAAGGATTACATCCTGACAAGACCTG ATGCGGGATATGGCAGCAGCCTTGTAATCTTGAACAAAAAATTCACAGTGATCGGATGTGGACTAGTCTGGTGGGTGATGTCCTTTGGAACGTAG
- the LOC140198134 gene encoding HEPACAM family member 2-like isoform X2 produces the protein MSNCRAEWERMNGMIGSSVLLDPKVKADPSNEEIIWTFIARHRSPLTILHHIPDYLKWAEPSVQFRSRLGFIPSNGSLMINGLKAGDQGDYSFTAADRTLKIIQLFLFRPLSEDLIAINTIFIGSTIQLTCKVDGDPLEYQWWKNGVQVSHNDQMIDGNRTLLIQNDAWNERATYVCVASNPVSSVRKDYILTRPDAGYGSSLVILNKKFTVIGCGLVWWVMSFGT, from the exons ATGAGCAACTGCAGAG CTGAATGGGAACGGATGAATGGAATGATTGGTTCATCCGTGTTACTGGATCCTAAAGTCAAAGCTGATCCCAGCAACGAAGAAATTATTTGGACGTTCATCGCCAGGCATAGAAGCCCTCTCACCATTTTGCATCACATCCCAGATTACCTGAAGTGGGCAGAGCCCAGCGTGCAGTTCAGGTCGCGTTTAGGATTTATTCCATCTAATGGCTCTCTGATGATAAATGGATTAAAGGCCGGGGACCAAGGAGATTACAGCTTCACGGCAGCTGATCGTACACTAAAAATAATACAGCTTTTCCTCTTCC GTCCTCTATCAGAAGATCTGATCGCCATCAATACCATCTTCATTGGTTCCACCATCCAGCTCACCTGTAAGGTTGATGGAGATCCTCTGGAGTATCAGTGGTGGAAAAATGGAGTCCAAGTCTCCCATAATGACCAGATGATAGATGGCAACAGGACACTCCTGATCCAGAATGATGCATGGAATGAGAGAGCCACATACGTGTGTGTGGCAAGCAATCCAGTCAGCTCTGTCAGGAAGGATTACATCCTGACAAGACCTG ATGCGGGATATGGCAGCAGCCTTGTAATCTTGAACAAAAAATTCACAGTGATCGGATGTGGACTAGTCTGGTGGGTGATGTCCTTTGGAACGTAG